One segment of Pseudomonas pohangensis DNA contains the following:
- a CDS encoding 3-hydroxyacyl-CoA dehydrogenase family protein, with translation MPIAEIKKICLIGAGSIGCWNSLLFASAGYQCVVYDLSAAALASAPERQKWHIAMAQGMFSPEQVAAALQRISYTSSLETALQGADLISESVLEKLELKRQVHQQIEALCSPDAILTTNSSSLLVSEIEDAVVRRNRFAALHTNMLGRLMEVVPGPQTDPQVIDILTRFIVSCDQAPVVMLKEKDGYLANSMLFSWLKTAVLLVADGYGTFTDVDRSWCAGQNAPIGPMALVDGVGLDLIIDIFDAQFSKSADKDFKRAADFLRTYQARGLLGMKSGEGFYSYPDPAWQQPGFIMGR, from the coding sequence ATGCCTATTGCTGAAATTAAAAAGATCTGCCTGATCGGCGCCGGCTCGATTGGCTGCTGGAACTCCCTTTTATTTGCCAGCGCCGGTTACCAATGTGTGGTTTATGATCTCTCGGCAGCTGCCCTGGCATCGGCACCGGAACGGCAGAAGTGGCACATCGCCATGGCCCAGGGCATGTTCAGCCCCGAGCAGGTGGCGGCGGCGCTGCAGCGCATCAGCTACACCTCGTCGCTGGAAACCGCTCTGCAGGGCGCTGACCTGATCAGCGAGTCGGTGCTGGAGAAACTTGAGCTGAAACGCCAGGTGCATCAGCAAATCGAGGCACTGTGTTCACCCGATGCGATTCTGACCACCAACTCGTCTTCCCTGCTGGTCTCCGAGATCGAGGACGCCGTAGTGCGCCGCAACCGCTTTGCCGCCCTGCATACCAATATGCTCGGCCGCCTGATGGAGGTTGTCCCCGGCCCGCAAACAGATCCGCAAGTGATCGATATCCTGACCCGATTTATTGTCAGTTGCGACCAGGCCCCGGTGGTCATGCTGAAAGAAAAGGACGGCTATCTGGCCAACAGCATGCTGTTCTCCTGGTTGAAAACCGCGGTGCTGCTGGTCGCTGACGGCTATGGCACTTTTACCGATGTCGACCGTTCCTGGTGTGCCGGGCAGAACGCCCCGATCGGCCCGATGGCGCTGGTCGATGGCGTTGGTCTCGATCTGATCATTGATATCTTCGATGCCCAGTTCAGCAAAAGTGCTGACAAAGACTTCAAACGGGCTGCCGACTTTTTAAGAACCTACCAGGCCCGCGGCTTGCTCGGCATGAAGTCGGGCGAAGGCTTTTACAGCTACCCAGATCCGGCCTGGCAACAGCCGGGCTTCATCATGGGCCGCTAA
- a CDS encoding AraC family transcriptional regulator has protein sequence MPSVSRSSDLQGVAELIRSYGQDPDALARKIGLDPLALYETGINIPSSLVINLYEEAARACKDRFFALKLAQIQGWDILGPIWLMIRSAETVRAALQAIADHLELHSEGISAYLVEEDQRTAFCYEVRKQARGSEALDHSEIQVIELGLAMSCYELQAILGNDWRPRFTQFRHAAPYNTEPLQQVFGEHISFNQDRNAIHLSARDSSYPLANSRPAYRQILQREIRARLGDSIPSALKADRTIRLLLDESRCSIDKVAAILGVSARTLQLRLKEEGKTYQQLYDRARLEIAIQYLENSNLPITAIAERLQFSHTGAFSRFFKQQMGCPPRSLLKGRRSPSP, from the coding sequence ATGCCAAGTGTCTCCCGCAGCAGTGATCTGCAGGGCGTTGCCGAACTGATCCGCAGCTACGGGCAGGATCCGGACGCGCTGGCACGCAAGATTGGCCTGGATCCGCTGGCCCTGTATGAAACCGGCATCAACATTCCATCCAGTCTGGTCATCAACCTCTATGAAGAGGCCGCGCGCGCCTGCAAGGATCGCTTCTTTGCCCTGAAGCTGGCGCAGATCCAGGGCTGGGATATTCTCGGGCCGATCTGGCTGATGATCCGCAGTGCAGAAACCGTCAGGGCCGCACTGCAAGCCATCGCCGATCATCTGGAGCTGCACTCCGAGGGCATCTCTGCGTACCTGGTCGAGGAAGACCAGCGCACCGCCTTCTGCTATGAAGTCAGGAAGCAGGCCCGGGGCAGCGAGGCGCTGGACCACAGTGAAATCCAGGTAATCGAACTCGGTCTGGCCATGTCCTGCTACGAACTGCAAGCCATCCTGGGCAATGACTGGCGCCCGCGCTTCACCCAGTTTCGTCACGCCGCCCCCTACAACACCGAGCCGTTGCAGCAGGTGTTTGGCGAACACATCAGCTTCAACCAGGATCGCAACGCGATTCACCTGTCGGCCCGGGACAGCAGCTATCCGCTGGCCAATTCGCGACCGGCTTACCGCCAGATATTGCAGCGGGAAATCCGCGCCCGTCTGGGCGATTCGATTCCGTCGGCGTTAAAAGCCGACCGCACGATCCGCCTGCTGCTTGACGAGAGCAGGTGCTCCATCGACAAGGTCGCAGCAATCCTCGGCGTCAGCGCCCGGACCTTGCAGTTGCGCCTCAAGGAGGAAGGCAAAACCTATCAGCAACTGTATGACCGGGCGCGCCTGGAGATCGCCATCCAGTATCTGGAAAACTCCAACCTGCCGATAACCGCGATTGCCGAGCGCCTGCAGTTTTCCCATACCGGCGCCTTCTCGCGCTTCTTCAAACAGCAAATGGGCTGCCCGCCACGGAGTCTGCTGAAAGGCCGGCGTTCTCCTTCGCCCTGA
- a CDS encoding 1-aminocyclopropane-1-carboxylate deaminase/D-cysteine desulfhydrase, with product MKMPDLRHAPALPAAHWPLFDVYPQLAALLQPLALCQLPSPVEALPALGEYAWVKRDDGIHPHYGGNKMRKLEFVASELLRKGVRHVYSLGGTGTNFGVAAAILLQELGIELTLFLFRQPPSEHVEHNQQLMRQHGAHLHTFDSLGAAALSWQLHPRRLDPRCYFLAAGASSPVATFAYINAAFELREQIQAGNCPLPAQIILPVGSSATLAGLTLGCALAGLETQVIGVRVAPEKLGFIDICTPAVSRKMMLSAARLLEKHGHPGGSIKVPEPILVSDWFAPGYGCSTAATEAAIRRGMAAGLTLDATYSGKAFGEYLKRLQSGAAPLLFWATLNSQPAQG from the coding sequence ATGAAAATGCCTGACCTGCGCCACGCCCCCGCCCTGCCCGCCGCACACTGGCCGCTGTTCGATGTCTACCCGCAACTGGCAGCGCTGCTGCAGCCGCTGGCGCTGTGCCAGCTGCCTTCACCGGTCGAGGCATTACCCGCACTTGGCGAGTACGCGTGGGTCAAGCGCGACGATGGGATTCATCCGCACTACGGCGGCAACAAGATGCGCAAGCTGGAGTTCGTCGCCAGCGAGTTGCTGCGCAAAGGCGTGCGCCACGTCTACAGCCTGGGCGGCACCGGCACCAACTTCGGGGTAGCTGCAGCCATACTGCTGCAGGAACTGGGGATCGAGCTGACGCTGTTTTTATTCAGGCAACCGCCCTCGGAACATGTCGAGCACAACCAGCAACTGATGCGGCAACACGGCGCGCACCTGCATACCTTCGACAGTCTGGGCGCCGCCGCGCTGAGCTGGCAGCTGCACCCGCGCCGGCTCGATCCGCGCTGTTATTTCCTGGCTGCCGGCGCATCCAGCCCGGTGGCGACCTTTGCCTACATCAACGCGGCCTTTGAACTGCGCGAGCAGATCCAGGCCGGCAATTGCCCGCTGCCGGCACAGATCATCCTGCCGGTAGGCAGTTCCGCAACCCTGGCCGGGCTGACGCTCGGCTGTGCGCTGGCCGGCCTTGAGACACAGGTGATCGGCGTGCGCGTGGCCCCGGAAAAACTCGGTTTCATTGACATCTGCACCCCGGCGGTCAGTCGCAAGATGATGCTCAGCGCCGCGCGCCTGCTGGAAAAGCACGGCCACCCGGGGGGCAGCATCAAGGTGCCCGAGCCGATCCTGGTTTCCGACTGGTTTGCGCCCGGTTACGGCTGTTCAACAGCAGCCACCGAAGCCGCCATCCGCCGCGGCATGGCGGCCGGTCTGACGCTGGACGCCACTTACAGCGGCAAGGCATTCGGCGAGTATCTCAAGCGCTTGCAATCCGGCGCAGCGCCTTTGCTGTTCTGGGCCACGCTGAATTCGCAGCCGGCACAGGGCTAG
- a CDS encoding SDR family oxidoreductase, whose amino-acid sequence MSKVILVTGASYGFGQKIAAHLAARGHLVFGTSRRQLLDQDKVRMLQLDVTDDASVSNAVAQVINAAGRLDVLINNAGVGLCGAVEDTSLEEAQWQLNTNFFGPVRMIRAVLPQMRSQGSGRIITVSSLAGLAGMPFQPFYSASKYAIEGLNEALRLELSGSGIDATTINPGDFKTGFTDARVFARQARAGHNAHQLEKTLAIYVRDEQQGSGADQVAQLAVRLVEQAKLDVRYPVGAWGQRAGIFAKRLMPARLFERLMKSTYSLK is encoded by the coding sequence ATGAGCAAGGTCATTCTGGTCACCGGCGCTTCCTATGGATTCGGACAGAAAATCGCCGCGCATCTGGCCGCACGCGGTCACCTTGTTTTCGGTACCAGCCGCCGGCAGCTGCTCGATCAGGACAAGGTGCGCATGCTGCAGCTGGATGTGACTGACGACGCCTCAGTCAGCAACGCCGTGGCGCAGGTGATCAACGCAGCCGGCCGCCTCGACGTGCTGATCAACAACGCCGGGGTCGGCCTGTGTGGCGCCGTCGAGGACACCAGTCTGGAAGAAGCGCAGTGGCAGCTGAACACCAACTTCTTCGGTCCGGTGCGCATGATCCGTGCGGTACTGCCGCAGATGCGCAGCCAGGGCAGCGGTCGCATCATCACCGTCAGTTCGCTGGCCGGCCTGGCCGGCATGCCCTTCCAGCCGTTCTACAGTGCCAGCAAGTACGCCATCGAAGGACTCAACGAAGCCCTGCGCCTGGAGCTTTCCGGCAGTGGTATCGATGCGACCACGATCAATCCCGGCGATTTCAAAACCGGCTTCACCGATGCCCGGGTGTTCGCCAGACAGGCCCGCGCCGGCCACAACGCTCATCAGCTGGAGAAGACCCTAGCGATCTATGTGCGTGATGAACAGCAAGGTTCCGGCGCCGATCAGGTGGCGCAACTGGCGGTGCGTCTGGTCGAGCAGGCAAAACTGGATGTGCGCTACCCGGTGGGGGCATGGGGCCAGCGCGCCGGCATTTTCGCCAAGCGCCTGATGCCGGCGCGGCTGTTCGAGCGCCTGATGAAATCCACCTATTCGCTCAAGTAG
- the pstB gene encoding phosphate ABC transporter ATP-binding protein PstB yields the protein MDCKLDKIFYGNFMAVRDSHVPIEKNKITGFIGPSGCGKSTVLRSLNRMNDLVKGFRFEGHVHFLGQDVYGKGVDPVVVRRYIGMVFQQPNPFSMSIFDNVAFGLRLNRYKGDIGDRVKHALQGAALWDEVKDKLKVSGLSLSGGQQQRLCIARAIATEPEVLLLDEPCSALDPIATRRVEELMVELKKDYTIALVTHNMQQAIRVADTTAFFSVDISEGTRTGYLVEMGPTAQIFNNPREQLTSDYISGKFS from the coding sequence ATGGACTGCAAGCTGGACAAGATTTTCTACGGCAACTTCATGGCGGTACGCGACAGCCATGTGCCGATTGAAAAGAACAAGATCACCGGATTTATCGGCCCTTCCGGCTGCGGCAAAAGTACCGTGCTGCGCAGCCTGAACCGGATGAACGATCTGGTGAAAGGCTTCCGTTTCGAAGGCCATGTGCATTTTCTCGGCCAGGACGTATACGGCAAGGGCGTTGATCCGGTGGTCGTGCGTCGCTACATCGGCATGGTGTTCCAGCAGCCGAATCCGTTTTCGATGAGTATTTTCGACAATGTCGCCTTCGGCCTGCGCCTGAACCGCTACAAGGGCGATATCGGTGATCGCGTCAAACATGCCTTGCAGGGCGCCGCGCTGTGGGACGAAGTCAAGGACAAGCTCAAGGTCAGCGGTCTGTCGCTGTCCGGTGGCCAGCAACAGCGCTTGTGTATCGCCCGCGCCATCGCCACCGAGCCGGAAGTACTGCTGCTGGACGAGCCGTGTTCGGCGCTCGACCCGATTGCCACGCGCCGGGTGGAGGAACTGATGGTCGAACTGAAGAAGGATTACACCATCGCGCTGGTGACCCACAACATGCAGCAGGCCATCCGGGTGGCGGATACCACGGCGTTCTTCTCGGTGGATATTTCCGAGGGCACGCGTACCGGCTATCTGGTCGAAATGGGCCCGACGGCGCAGATTTTCAACAATCCGCGCGAACAGCTGACCAGTGATTACATCAGCGGCAAGTTCAGCTAG
- a CDS encoding enoyl-CoA hydratase/isomerase family protein encodes MYRTIKTTQSGRVLLARLSNPPHGFLNEAMVLDLEALVERADQDPDIGVVVLTGERPDRFIAHFDVAEILHKARSYPPLREWQLQWLLALLRILLRIPGMRGVLGKTPASGALFLLRFHDMLLKMGRSGTIFIAAINGQTAGGGIELAMACDLRYMSSAADLSQVEVLLGFPPGAGGTQRLTRLIGRARALEMMLTGRAISAEEAQRIGLVTQVFAHEQLLEQTLAIAQRLSRFLPQAISAIKRVTLEGGCLPLGKGLQMEQAAVLSNIGVEASQRAMARYVEHIDRQGLVPTYDAVLREQLETGHFEEFTRR; translated from the coding sequence ATGTACCGCACGATCAAAACCACGCAGAGCGGTCGTGTGTTGCTGGCGCGACTGAGCAATCCGCCGCACGGCTTCCTCAATGAAGCCATGGTGCTGGATCTGGAAGCGCTGGTTGAGCGTGCCGATCAGGACCCGGACATCGGCGTGGTGGTGTTGACCGGCGAGCGCCCCGATCGCTTTATCGCGCATTTCGATGTGGCCGAGATACTGCACAAAGCCCGCAGTTATCCGCCGCTGAGGGAGTGGCAACTGCAATGGCTGCTGGCATTGCTGCGCATACTCCTGCGCATTCCGGGCATGCGCGGTGTGCTTGGCAAAACCCCCGCCAGCGGCGCGCTGTTTCTGTTGCGCTTCCACGACATGCTGTTGAAGATGGGTCGCAGCGGCACCATTTTTATCGCCGCGATCAATGGCCAGACCGCCGGTGGCGGGATCGAACTGGCCATGGCCTGTGACCTGCGCTACATGTCCAGTGCTGCTGACCTGTCCCAGGTCGAGGTGCTGCTTGGCTTTCCGCCGGGGGCGGGTGGCACGCAGCGGTTGACGCGGCTTATCGGCCGGGCCCGGGCGCTGGAAATGATGCTCACCGGCCGCGCCATATCGGCCGAAGAGGCGCAGCGAATAGGTCTGGTGACGCAGGTGTTTGCCCATGAGCAACTGCTGGAACAAACCCTGGCGATTGCGCAAAGGCTCTCGCGTTTTTTACCGCAGGCCATCAGCGCGATCAAACGGGTGACGCTGGAGGGTGGCTGTCTGCCACTGGGCAAAGGCCTGCAGATGGAGCAGGCCGCGGTGTTGAGCAACATCGGCGTGGAAGCGTCCCAGCGCGCCATGGCCCGCTATGTGGAGCACATCGACAGGCAAGGGCTGGTGCCGACCTACGATGCCGTTCTGCGGGAACAACTGGAAACGGGTCACTTCGAGGAATTCACTCGCCGCTAG
- a CDS encoding pyridoxal phosphate-dependent decarboxylase family protein, whose product MKTALPTRGRATAAVLADLKEFGAQDPNYKEGRLWSLVYYLDEDYADFMGDAYREFSSANGLNPTAFKSLKRFENEIIAAVAEMFHGTPEVCGVVTSGGTESCLLAVKTYRDLARARGVSKPEMVLPTTAHVAWFKASEYFGVKVRLLPLDKDLRADVKKLPRLCNRNTVMILGSAPDYPHGNIDPIEEFSAIALKRKIPLHVDACVGGFILPFMEMNGRKLPLWDYRVAGVTSISADVHKYGFAAKGASTITYRNLDYLKHQMFVYQDWPGGVFASPALLGTRPGGAYAAAWAAMQHFGKSGYRNLAKRTTQAFDKMRKGIEKMPELYVMGQPHGPLLGYGSCDPEVNIFAVGDQMDAKGWKINRLQAPDGLHAMITASHLEVMDDYLRDLKEAVATVKANPELAKTGSAATYGMMSHIPLRGMVRQKVLDMFAQMYKAGGEAIDLNEQPPAEPGIKGQINAVVDTVAQWYVTRQQQKVRRK is encoded by the coding sequence ATGAAAACTGCACTGCCAACCAGAGGCCGCGCCACTGCGGCGGTACTGGCCGATCTCAAGGAGTTTGGCGCGCAAGACCCCAACTACAAGGAGGGCCGCCTGTGGAGCCTGGTGTATTACCTGGACGAAGACTACGCCGACTTCATGGGCGACGCGTACCGCGAATTCTCCAGCGCCAACGGGCTGAATCCGACCGCGTTCAAAAGCCTCAAGCGCTTCGAGAACGAGATCATCGCAGCGGTCGCGGAGATGTTTCACGGCACGCCGGAAGTCTGTGGCGTGGTCACCTCGGGCGGCACCGAGAGCTGTCTGCTGGCGGTCAAGACCTATCGTGACCTGGCCCGCGCCCGCGGCGTGAGCAAACCCGAGATGGTGTTGCCGACCACTGCCCATGTGGCCTGGTTCAAGGCCTCCGAGTACTTCGGCGTGAAGGTACGCCTGCTGCCGCTGGACAAGGACCTGCGCGCCGATGTGAAGAAACTGCCGCGCCTGTGCAACCGCAACACGGTGATGATTCTCGGCTCGGCACCGGACTATCCGCACGGCAACATCGACCCGATCGAAGAGTTCAGCGCCATTGCCCTCAAGCGCAAGATTCCGCTGCACGTGGATGCCTGCGTGGGTGGCTTCATCCTGCCGTTCATGGAAATGAACGGGCGCAAACTGCCGTTGTGGGACTACCGCGTAGCCGGTGTTACCAGCATTTCGGCAGACGTGCACAAATACGGCTTTGCCGCCAAAGGCGCCTCCACCATCACCTACCGCAATCTGGATTACCTCAAGCACCAGATGTTCGTCTATCAGGACTGGCCCGGCGGCGTGTTCGCCTCACCGGCCCTGCTCGGCACCCGCCCCGGTGGTGCCTATGCGGCTGCCTGGGCGGCCATGCAGCACTTTGGCAAGTCCGGCTACAGGAACCTGGCCAAGCGCACCACGCAGGCGTTTGACAAGATGCGCAAGGGCATCGAGAAAATGCCCGAACTCTATGTCATGGGCCAACCCCACGGGCCGCTGCTGGGCTATGGCTCCTGCGACCCGGAGGTAAACATCTTCGCCGTGGGCGACCAGATGGATGCCAAAGGCTGGAAGATCAACCGTCTGCAAGCGCCGGACGGCCTGCATGCGATGATCACTGCCAGCCACCTGGAGGTCATGGACGATTACCTGCGCGACCTCAAGGAAGCCGTGGCTACGGTCAAAGCCAACCCCGAACTGGCAAAAACCGGCAGCGCGGCGACCTACGGCATGATGAGTCATATCCCCTTGCGCGGCATGGTGCGGCAGAAGGTGCTGGATATGTTTGCGCAGATGTACAAAGCCGGTGGCGAGGCTATCGACCTGAATGAGCAACCCCCAGCCGAACCGGGTATCAAAGGGCAGATAAACGCAGTCGTAGATACCGTGGCCCAGTGGTATGTCACTCGCCAGCAACAGAAAGTGCGGCGCAAGTAA
- a CDS encoding AlgP family protein, with product MSERKKVLPTPIHLLHALSLDVVARLERACSKAIAETESMAGKLDKECEKVQEKLLSSRQHLQEATVKGKNRSRARSRQRVDELEQRLYSLKERRAQTWQQLASLKRDTEESLSLLEGVRAVREAAGKILSRRQSRRSAPRVTVAGNSANRLRQQSQSH from the coding sequence ATGTCGGAGAGAAAAAAGGTGCTGCCAACCCCTATCCATCTGCTGCATGCGCTTTCGCTGGATGTGGTGGCCCGGCTGGAGCGCGCGTGCAGCAAGGCGATTGCCGAGACCGAGAGCATGGCCGGCAAGCTGGATAAAGAATGCGAAAAGGTCCAGGAGAAACTGCTCAGCAGTCGTCAGCATCTGCAGGAAGCGACGGTCAAGGGCAAAAACAGAAGCCGCGCCCGCTCACGCCAGCGGGTTGACGAGCTGGAGCAGCGGCTTTACTCCCTGAAAGAACGCCGGGCGCAAACCTGGCAGCAGCTTGCCAGTCTCAAACGCGATACCGAAGAGAGCCTGAGTCTGCTGGAAGGGGTGCGGGCGGTACGTGAAGCTGCGGGCAAGATCCTCAGCCGACGCCAGAGCAGGCGCAGTGCCCCCAGGGTTACTGTGGCGGGCAACTCGGCGAACCGCTTGCGCCAGCAGTCGCAAAGCCACTAG
- a CDS encoding DUF1254 domain-containing protein: protein MQSQTRRTATSLALAIAAALLTGSLASLANAASNTGVPASVITPDKVESRIGTLEFADGQPSKATLEKVYDNLDFIHAFRAFSDTLQGVSVHAVRKGIANVGAKDNEVLVFSELMDSKSLFLTANADTLYVIGSLDLSNGPMVIEVPPQVLGTVQDAWFHWVIDMGMPGPDRGEGGKYLIVPPDYEGILPEGGFNIAHSKTLHAVWFARAFLENGNDPKPVVARIKQFTRVYPYTPGGLGTPIAEFLAGKAPLAPLKPPPATVFHEGSGKAMNTLPPNDWTYFEMLNEIVQAEPASALDPELMGPIAAIGIVKGKPFKPDARMKKILSEALQVANATSRSLFINGRDRAWYYYGDGNWQNLLFDTGYEFETPIPMITKEGVKPFPATGYRKLDAREAYFYGVTGITPAMSMRLPGSGSQYVWAMLDADGNYFDGARTYRVKLPRDIPAAKFWSFTLYDTMTRSMLDTPQRFPRVGSQSYPFPAAQADADGSTTVYFAPTQPDGVKRGNWIQTIPGKGFFPMLRLYSPLEPFFSKQWRPSEVELVK from the coding sequence ATGCAATCGCAAACACGCAGAACAGCTACAAGTCTGGCACTGGCCATTGCCGCCGCGCTGCTCACCGGCAGCCTGGCATCCCTGGCCAACGCCGCGTCAAACACCGGCGTACCGGCGTCCGTCATCACCCCGGACAAGGTCGAAAGCCGCATCGGCACGCTGGAGTTTGCTGACGGCCAGCCAAGCAAGGCAACCCTGGAAAAGGTCTATGACAACCTGGACTTCATCCACGCGTTTCGCGCATTTTCCGACACCCTGCAAGGCGTCAGTGTGCATGCCGTGCGCAAGGGCATCGCCAACGTTGGCGCCAAGGACAACGAAGTCCTCGTATTCTCCGAGCTGATGGATTCCAAGTCACTGTTCCTCACGGCCAATGCGGACACCCTGTATGTCATCGGCAGCCTCGACCTTTCCAACGGCCCGATGGTCATCGAGGTGCCGCCGCAGGTGCTCGGCACGGTGCAGGATGCCTGGTTCCACTGGGTCATCGACATGGGCATGCCGGGGCCGGATCGCGGCGAAGGCGGCAAGTACCTGATCGTGCCGCCGGACTATGAGGGCATCCTGCCGGAGGGCGGGTTCAATATCGCGCACTCGAAAACCCTCCATGCGGTCTGGTTTGCCCGCGCCTTTCTGGAGAATGGCAATGATCCCAAGCCGGTAGTGGCGAGGATCAAGCAGTTCACCAGGGTCTACCCCTACACGCCGGGCGGCCTGGGCACCCCGATTGCCGAGTTTCTGGCCGGCAAGGCCCCGCTGGCCCCGCTCAAGCCGCCACCGGCAACCGTGTTCCATGAAGGCAGCGGCAAGGCGATGAATACCCTGCCGCCCAACGACTGGACCTACTTCGAGATGCTCAACGAAATCGTGCAGGCCGAGCCGGCCAGCGCCCTCGACCCGGAGCTTATGGGGCCGATTGCGGCCATCGGCATCGTCAAGGGCAAGCCCTTCAAGCCCGATGCACGGATGAAGAAAATACTCAGCGAAGCATTGCAGGTAGCCAACGCGACCTCGCGCAGCCTGTTCATCAACGGCCGTGATCGCGCCTGGTATTACTACGGTGATGGCAACTGGCAGAACCTGCTGTTTGACACTGGCTACGAGTTCGAGACACCGATACCGATGATTACCAAAGAGGGGGTAAAACCCTTCCCGGCAACCGGCTACCGGAAACTCGACGCCCGTGAAGCCTACTTCTATGGCGTGACCGGAATCACCCCGGCAATGTCCATGCGCCTGCCCGGCAGCGGCTCGCAATATGTGTGGGCCATGCTCGATGCCGACGGCAATTATTTCGACGGCGCCAGGACCTACAGGGTGAAACTGCCCAGGGATATTCCGGCGGCGAAATTCTGGTCATTCACCCTCTACGACACCATGACCCGTTCAATGCTCGACACGCCGCAGCGCTTTCCGCGGGTCGGCAGCCAGAGCTACCCGTTCCCGGCGGCACAAGCGGATGCCGATGGCTCTACCACGGTGTATTTCGCGCCCACGCAACCGGACGGCGTCAAGCGCGGCAACTGGATCCAGACCATACCCGGCAAGGGCTTCTTCCCCATGCTGCGGCTGTACAGCCCGCTTGAGCCCTTCTTCAGCAAGCAATGGCGGCCGAGTGAGGTTGAACTGGTGAAGTAA
- the ppk2 gene encoding polyphosphate kinase 2 yields MYDDILDSFDEELEMELDDERLDALAGEWGPAPSKGMDRRVYFRELLRLQGELVKLQGWVVENKLKVVVLFEGRDAAGKGGAIKRITQRLNPRVCRVAALPAPSERERTQWYFQRYVPHLPAAGEMVLFDRSWYNRAGVEKVMGFCTGSEYEEFFRTVPEFEKMLVRSGIILIKYWFSITDNEQYQRFLMRINDPLKQWKLSPMDLESRRRWEDYTRAKEEMLARTHIAEAPWWIVEADDKKRARLNCIHHLLTQIPYAETEPEPIVLPARVFNADYLRSPVPDEIIVPAVY; encoded by the coding sequence ATGTATGACGACATTCTCGACAGCTTCGATGAAGAGCTGGAAATGGAGCTGGACGACGAGCGACTGGACGCGCTGGCGGGAGAGTGGGGGCCGGCGCCCTCGAAGGGCATGGACCGCCGCGTGTATTTTCGTGAGTTGCTGCGCCTGCAGGGTGAACTGGTCAAGCTGCAGGGCTGGGTCGTCGAGAACAAGCTCAAGGTCGTGGTGCTCTTCGAGGGCCGCGATGCGGCCGGCAAGGGCGGTGCCATCAAGCGCATTACCCAGCGCCTGAATCCGCGCGTCTGTCGTGTCGCCGCACTGCCCGCACCCAGTGAGCGTGAGCGCACGCAGTGGTACTTCCAGCGTTATGTGCCGCACCTGCCGGCGGCCGGTGAAATGGTTCTGTTTGACCGCAGCTGGTACAACCGTGCCGGTGTCGAAAAGGTCATGGGCTTTTGCACCGGCAGCGAGTACGAAGAGTTTTTCCGAACCGTACCCGAATTTGAAAAGATGCTGGTGCGCTCGGGCATTATCCTCATCAAGTACTGGTTCTCGATTACCGACAACGAGCAGTACCAGCGCTTCCTGATGCGCATCAATGACCCGCTCAAGCAGTGGAAACTCTCGCCGATGGATCTGGAATCACGCCGGCGCTGGGAGGATTACACCCGGGCCAAGGAAGAAATGCTCGCGCGTACGCATATTGCCGAAGCGCCATGGTGGATAGTCGAGGCGGATGACAAAAAACGCGCACGACTGAATTGCATTCATCATCTGCTGACGCAGATTCCCTACGCCGAAACCGAACCGGAACCGATAGTGCTGCCGGCCCGCGTATTCAATGCGGATTACCTGCGCTCTCCGGTGCCGGACGAAATTATCGTGCCTGCGGTTTATTGA